The Salvelinus sp. IW2-2015 linkage group LG8, ASM291031v2, whole genome shotgun sequence genome window below encodes:
- the LOC111967733 gene encoding SUN domain-containing protein 1 isoform X16, with protein sequence MDHSKVNSRAPPPGNTGYTYSHSSSYSTTALDFEKEHRISPVLESPRMSRRSLRLHSTTGVYGDDSLDSSLNHMYHSASFSAGGASLRDSKALKSRRSQQHSVSCSQSLLLTTPRKSQHGSQQHNSSLHSVAASDASLLSSMLDKSCIQERTLVEGFWGLDDDSELKERTMTDYSMCEANGDINSAQTQTSMVNGSFCKDRTIHSDRNDALTTYSKHSSTSARSATSKQALTAPAASPPSTIYARDKSRKNRTGKAATGAFWWLGTGWYHLATVMSLLNIFVLTRCLPKLLKLLLILLPFLLVLLALWHWGPSSLLSVLPAINITEWRTAYSLSQNPLEPTKDRQPIMAQPPPAVSQPGSVLVSVDSERLARLEQRLAQLWEKVERGGRRQENQHREVLSLYQSVREQLDTQTDKDSMGLWVSGLLEERLLLLKRGMEKDAALQRELSQEIGEQYVVQQQGQESRLAQLEVLLQTLTAKTEEVQRRQADTSSATPALPPVPVPVNMGVDSESHDALLAEVQLLEATLGGIXKDLQGVMGCQGMCDRLDTLHETVSEQVSAQVRTELRALFYRSEQVGDSQPGEKELPESLLQWLSERYVSGADVHASLTSLELSILQNVTLQLEKSRARQETLSTETVTQTVMHTVGAAGAGMSEEHVQLVVKNALKLYSQDRTGLVDYALESGGGSILSTRCSETYETKTALMSLFGLPLWYFSQSPRVAIQPDVHPGNCWAFQGSHGYLVIRLSMRIVPSAFSLEHIPKALSPTGTISSAPRQFTVYGLDDENQEEGKLLGSYTYQDDEDALQTYPVTEENDKAYQIIEVRVLSNWGHPEYTCLYRIRVHGQPSVN encoded by the exons CTCCAGCTACTCTACAACAGCCCTGGACTTTGAGAAGGAGCACAGGATCAGTCCCGTCTTAGAGTCTCCCAGGATGTCTCGGCGGAGCCTGCGTCTGCACTCCACCACTGGTGTCTATGGTGATGACAGCCTGGACTCTTCTCTCAACCACATGTACCACAGCGCCTCCTTCAGTGCAGGAGGAGCCAGTCTCAGAGATTCCAA GGCGTTGAAGAGCAGGAGgtctcagcagcactctgtctCCTGCTCCCAGTCTCTGCTCCTCACCACGCCCCGTAAGAGCCAGCATGGCTCCCAGCAGCACAACAGCAGCCTGCACAGCGTGGCCGCCAGCGAcgcctccctgctctcctccatGCTGGACAAGTCGTGTATCCAGGAGCGCACGCTGGTCGAAGGCTTCTGGGGCTTGGATGATGACTCTGAACTCAAAG AGCGGACCATGACAGACTACAGTATGTGTGAGGCCAACGGAGACATTAACTCGGCACAGACCCAGACCTCCATGGTCAACGGTAGCTTCTGTAAGGACCGCACGATCCACTCGGACAGAAATGACGCGCTCACCACCTACTCCAAGCACTCCTCAACTTCAGCCCGCTCTGCCACCAGCAAGCAGGCCCTGACAGCCCCTGCCGCATCCCCTCCCTCCACCATCTACGCCAGGGACAAAAGCCGCAAGAACAGGACGG GGAAGGCAGCGACCGGGGCTTTCTGGTGGCTGGGGACTGGATGGTATCATCTGGCCACCGTCATGTCGCTCCTCAACATCTTCGTCTTGACACG GTGCCTTCCCAAGCTCCTCAAACTCCTGCTGATTCTGCTCCCATTCCTGCTTGTCCTCCTGG CTCTGTGGCACTGGGGTCCGTCCAGCCTGCTGTCTGTGTTGCCTGCCATTAACATCACTGAGTGGAGGACGGCCTACTCCCTRAGTCAGAACCCTCTGGAACCAACCAAAGACCGCCAGCCCATCATGGCTCAACCACCACCAGCTGTCTCACAG CCAGGCAGTGTGCTGGTGTCTGTGGACTCTGAGCGCCTAGCGCGGTTGGAGCAGAGGCTGGCCCAGCTGTGGGAGAAGGTGGAGCGAGGGGGCCGAAGGCAGGAAAACCAGCACCGGGAGGTGCTGAGTCTCTACCAGTCTGTACGAGAGCAGCTGGACACCCAGACGGACAAGGACAGCATGGGGCTGTGGGTGTCTGGCCTGCTGGAAGAGAGACTCCTTCtgttgaagagggggatggagaaggATGCAGCACTGCAGAGAGAACTG AGTCAGGAGATTGGAGAGCAGTATGTGGTGCAGCAGCAGGGCCAAGAGTCTCGTCTGGCTCAGCTGGAGGTGCTGCTGCAGACACTGACTGCCAAGACCGAG GAGGTGCAGAGGAGGCAAGCAGACACTTCCAGTGCTACACCTGCACTGCCACCAGTTCCTGTGCCAGTCAA TATGGGTGTGGACAGCGAGTCCCATGATGCCTTGCTGGCGGAGGTGCAACTTCTAGAGGCGACGCTGGGGGGCATTAYGAAGGACCTGCAGGGGGTGATGGGATGCCAGGGCATGTGTGACCGCCTGGACACACTCCATGAAACG GTGTCTGAGCAAGTGTCTGCCCAGGTGAGGACGGAACTGCGGGCCCTGTTCTACCGCAGCGAGCAGGTCGGAGATTCCCAACCCGGAGAAAAGGAGCTCCCAGAGTCCCTGCTGCAGTGGCTCTCTGAGCGCTATGTAAGCGGGGCTGATGTGCACGCCTCTCTGACCTCACTGGAGCTCAGCATCCTGCAGAACGTGACCCTGCAGCTGGAGAAGAGCAGGGCCAGGCAGGAGACGCTCAGCACTGAGACTGTCACTCAGACTGTGATGCACACTGTTGGAGCCGCAGGGGCCGGGATGTCCGAGGAG CATGTACAGCTGGTAGTGAAGAACGCTCTGAAACTCTACTCCCAGGATCGGACTGGCCTGGTGGACTATGCTCTGGAGTCTGGCG GCGGCAGCATCCTGAGCACTCGCTGCTCTGAGACGTACGAGACAAAGACGGCACTGATGAGTCTGTTTGGCCTCCCGCTCTGGTACTTCTCCCAGTCTCCTCGTGTGGCCATACAG CCTGACGTCCATCCAGGGAACTGCTGGGCGTTTCAGGGTTCTCATGGTTACCTGGTGATTCGGCTCTCCATGAGGATCGTTCCCTCTGCCTTCTCATTGGAGCACATCCCCAAAGCCCTTTCGCCAACAGGCACCATCAGCAGCGCCCCGCGCCAGTTTACCGTCTAT GGTCTGGATGATGAGAACCAGGAGGAGGGTAAGTTACTGGGCAGCTACACCTACCAGGATGATGAGGATGCGCTACAGACTTATCCTGTCACC GAGGAGAATGATAAAGCCTATCAGATCATTGAGGTTCGAGTGCTATCCAACTGGGGTCACCCGGAGTACACCTGCCTGTACCGCATCAGAGTGCACGGTCAGCCCAGTGTCAACTGA
- the LOC111967733 gene encoding SUN domain-containing protein 1 isoform X2, translating to MKLHVVIVLSELKQTRQCAAADGSSYSTTALDFEKEHRISPVLESPRMSRRSLRLHSTTGVYGDDSLDSSLNHMYHSASFSAGGASLRDSKALKSRRSQQHSVSCSQSLLLTTPRKSQHGSQQHNSSLHSVAASDASLLSSMLDKSCIQERTLVEGFWGLDDDSELKERTMTDYSMCEANGDINSAQTQTSMVNGSFCKDRTIHSDRNDALTTYSKHSSTSARSATSKQALTAPAASPPSTIYARDKSRKNRTGERGSHRSTITCVLVSFSDTCVRVSRRAAASVASVFSLLLQSVLLRSRKEGKGVLWSVLDTCLNHSRGAAAFTVYVVTLLIQSAVLKMGSVGRKVVNGAHSSYCGSMNVNELGTEGNRMNLNGALCDDCKGKQRVETCIVQSSSSSRVCRSHVLGELWLATAYTGYLLSDQTLAYPHTLEMNESSSTFFSPCFLLLGWSPGSSVLGVGQKAGSAVRSVTRRMLSVLWLAAVSPGKAATGAFWWLGTGWYHLATVMSLLNIFVLTRCLPKLLKLLLILLPFLLVLLALWHWGPSSLLSVLPAINITEWRTAYSLSQNPLEPTKDRQPIMAQPPPAVSQPGSVLVSVDSERLARLEQRLAQLWEKVERGGRRQENQHREVLSLYQSVREQLDTQTDKDSMGLWVSGLLEERLLLLKRGMEKDAALQRELSQEIGEQYVVQQQGQESRLAQLEVLLQTLTAKTEEVQRRQADTSSATPALPPVPVPVNMGVDSESHDALLAEVQLLEATLGGIXKDLQGVMGCQGMCDRLDTLHETVSEQVSAQVRTELRALFYRSEQVGDSQPGEKELPESLLQWLSERYVSGADVHASLTSLELSILQNVTLQLEKSRARQETLSTETVTQTVMHTVGAAGAGMSEEHVQLVVKNALKLYSQDRTGLVDYALESGGGSILSTRCSETYETKTALMSLFGLPLWYFSQSPRVAIQPDVHPGNCWAFQGSHGYLVIRLSMRIVPSAFSLEHIPKALSPTGTISSAPRQFTVYGLDDENQEEGKLLGSYTYQDDEDALQTYPVTEENDKAYQIIEVRVLSNWGHPEYTCLYRIRVHGQPSVN from the exons CTCCAGCTACTCTACAACAGCCCTGGACTTTGAGAAGGAGCACAGGATCAGTCCCGTCTTAGAGTCTCCCAGGATGTCTCGGCGGAGCCTGCGTCTGCACTCCACCACTGGTGTCTATGGTGATGACAGCCTGGACTCTTCTCTCAACCACATGTACCACAGCGCCTCCTTCAGTGCAGGAGGAGCCAGTCTCAGAGATTCCAA GGCGTTGAAGAGCAGGAGgtctcagcagcactctgtctCCTGCTCCCAGTCTCTGCTCCTCACCACGCCCCGTAAGAGCCAGCATGGCTCCCAGCAGCACAACAGCAGCCTGCACAGCGTGGCCGCCAGCGAcgcctccctgctctcctccatGCTGGACAAGTCGTGTATCCAGGAGCGCACGCTGGTCGAAGGCTTCTGGGGCTTGGATGATGACTCTGAACTCAAAG AGCGGACCATGACAGACTACAGTATGTGTGAGGCCAACGGAGACATTAACTCGGCACAGACCCAGACCTCCATGGTCAACGGTAGCTTCTGTAAGGACCGCACGATCCACTCGGACAGAAATGACGCGCTCACCACCTACTCCAAGCACTCCTCAACTTCAGCCCGCTCTGCCACCAGCAAGCAGGCCCTGACAGCCCCTGCCGCATCCCCTCCCTCCACCATCTACGCCAGGGACAAAAGCCGCAAGAACAGGACGGGTGAGAGAGGCAGCCATAGAAGTACTATAACGT GTGTGCTGGTGTCCTTCTCGGACACCTGTGTGCGCGTGAGCAggagggcagcagcctctgtggcGTCCGTCTTCTCACTGCTCTTACAGAGTGTGCTGCTGAGGTCACGTAAAGAGGGCAAAG GTGTCCTGTGGTCAGTTTTAGACACCTGTCTGAACCATAGCAGGGGGGCAGCTGCCTTCACTGTGTATGTAGTGACTCTGCTCATACAGTCTGCTGTGCTGAAGATGGGCAGTGTGGGCAGAAAAGTGGTCAATGGAG CTCACTCCAGCTACTGCGGAAGCATGAATGTAAATGAGTTGGGGACTGAGGGGAATCGCATGAATCTGAATGGTGCTCTTT GTGACGACTGCAAAGGGAAGCAGCGCGTGGAGACATGCATTgtccaatcatcatcatcatcacggGTCTGCCGGTCACATGTGTTGGGGGAACTGTGGCTTGCCACTGCTTACACAGGTTACCTATTAAGCGATCAAACTCTGGCCTATCCTCATACACTTGAAATGAATGAATCCAGTTCTACCTTTTTTAGTCCTTGTTTTTTGTTACTTGGTTGGTCCCCAGGCTCCAGTGTGTTGGGGGTGGGGCAGAAGGCAGGCTCAGCTGTACGGTCCGTGACAAGGAGGATGCTGTCGGTTCTCTGGTTGGCAGCCGTGTCCCCAG GGAAGGCAGCGACCGGGGCTTTCTGGTGGCTGGGGACTGGATGGTATCATCTGGCCACCGTCATGTCGCTCCTCAACATCTTCGTCTTGACACG GTGCCTTCCCAAGCTCCTCAAACTCCTGCTGATTCTGCTCCCATTCCTGCTTGTCCTCCTGG CTCTGTGGCACTGGGGTCCGTCCAGCCTGCTGTCTGTGTTGCCTGCCATTAACATCACTGAGTGGAGGACGGCCTACTCCCTRAGTCAGAACCCTCTGGAACCAACCAAAGACCGCCAGCCCATCATGGCTCAACCACCACCAGCTGTCTCACAG CCAGGCAGTGTGCTGGTGTCTGTGGACTCTGAGCGCCTAGCGCGGTTGGAGCAGAGGCTGGCCCAGCTGTGGGAGAAGGTGGAGCGAGGGGGCCGAAGGCAGGAAAACCAGCACCGGGAGGTGCTGAGTCTCTACCAGTCTGTACGAGAGCAGCTGGACACCCAGACGGACAAGGACAGCATGGGGCTGTGGGTGTCTGGCCTGCTGGAAGAGAGACTCCTTCtgttgaagagggggatggagaaggATGCAGCACTGCAGAGAGAACTG AGTCAGGAGATTGGAGAGCAGTATGTGGTGCAGCAGCAGGGCCAAGAGTCTCGTCTGGCTCAGCTGGAGGTGCTGCTGCAGACACTGACTGCCAAGACCGAG GAGGTGCAGAGGAGGCAAGCAGACACTTCCAGTGCTACACCTGCACTGCCACCAGTTCCTGTGCCAGTCAA TATGGGTGTGGACAGCGAGTCCCATGATGCCTTGCTGGCGGAGGTGCAACTTCTAGAGGCGACGCTGGGGGGCATTAYGAAGGACCTGCAGGGGGTGATGGGATGCCAGGGCATGTGTGACCGCCTGGACACACTCCATGAAACG GTGTCTGAGCAAGTGTCTGCCCAGGTGAGGACGGAACTGCGGGCCCTGTTCTACCGCAGCGAGCAGGTCGGAGATTCCCAACCCGGAGAAAAGGAGCTCCCAGAGTCCCTGCTGCAGTGGCTCTCTGAGCGCTATGTAAGCGGGGCTGATGTGCACGCCTCTCTGACCTCACTGGAGCTCAGCATCCTGCAGAACGTGACCCTGCAGCTGGAGAAGAGCAGGGCCAGGCAGGAGACGCTCAGCACTGAGACTGTCACTCAGACTGTGATGCACACTGTTGGAGCCGCAGGGGCCGGGATGTCCGAGGAG CATGTACAGCTGGTAGTGAAGAACGCTCTGAAACTCTACTCCCAGGATCGGACTGGCCTGGTGGACTATGCTCTGGAGTCTGGCG GCGGCAGCATCCTGAGCACTCGCTGCTCTGAGACGTACGAGACAAAGACGGCACTGATGAGTCTGTTTGGCCTCCCGCTCTGGTACTTCTCCCAGTCTCCTCGTGTGGCCATACAG CCTGACGTCCATCCAGGGAACTGCTGGGCGTTTCAGGGTTCTCATGGTTACCTGGTGATTCGGCTCTCCATGAGGATCGTTCCCTCTGCCTTCTCATTGGAGCACATCCCCAAAGCCCTTTCGCCAACAGGCACCATCAGCAGCGCCCCGCGCCAGTTTACCGTCTAT GGTCTGGATGATGAGAACCAGGAGGAGGGTAAGTTACTGGGCAGCTACACCTACCAGGATGATGAGGATGCGCTACAGACTTATCCTGTCACC GAGGAGAATGATAAAGCCTATCAGATCATTGAGGTTCGAGTGCTATCCAACTGGGGTCACCCGGAGTACACCTGCCTGTACCGCATCAGAGTGCACGGTCAGCCCAGTGTCAACTGA
- the LOC111967733 gene encoding SUN domain-containing protein 1 isoform X3, protein MSDGDEGWTLESWGWTDLSSYSTTALDFEKEHRISPVLESPRMSRRSLRLHSTTGVYGDDSLDSSLNHMYHSASFSAGGASLRDSKALKSRRSQQHSVSCSQSLLLTTPRKSQHGSQQHNSSLHSVAASDASLLSSMLDKSCIQERTLVEGFWGLDDDSELKERTMTDYSMCEANGDINSAQTQTSMVNGSFCKDRTIHSDRNDALTTYSKHSSTSARSATSKQALTAPAASPPSTIYARDKSRKNRTGERGSHRSTITCVLVSFSDTCVRVSRRAAASVASVFSLLLQSVLLRSRKEGKGVLWSVLDTCLNHSRGAAAFTVYVVTLLIQSAVLKMGSVGRKVVNGAHSSYCGSMNVNELGTEGNRMNLNGALCDDCKGKQRVETCIVQSSSSSRVCRSHVLGELWLATAYTGYLLSDQTLAYPHTLEMNESSSTFFSPCFLLLGWSPGSSVLGVGQKAGSAVRSVTRRMLSVLWLAAVSPGKAATGAFWWLGTGWYHLATVMSLLNIFVLTRCLPKLLKLLLILLPFLLVLLALWHWGPSSLLSVLPAINITEWRTAYSLSQNPLEPTKDRQPIMAQPPPAVSQPGSVLVSVDSERLARLEQRLAQLWEKVERGGRRQENQHREVLSLYQSVREQLDTQTDKDSMGLWVSGLLEERLLLLKRGMEKDAALQRELSQEIGEQYVVQQQGQESRLAQLEVLLQTLTAKTEEVQRRQADTSSATPALPPVPVPVNMGVDSESHDALLAEVQLLEATLGGIXKDLQGVMGCQGMCDRLDTLHETVSEQVSAQVRTELRALFYRSEQVGDSQPGEKELPESLLQWLSERYVSGADVHASLTSLELSILQNVTLQLEKSRARQETLSTETVTQTVMHTVGAAGAGMSEEHVQLVVKNALKLYSQDRTGLVDYALESGGGSILSTRCSETYETKTALMSLFGLPLWYFSQSPRVAIQPDVHPGNCWAFQGSHGYLVIRLSMRIVPSAFSLEHIPKALSPTGTISSAPRQFTVYGLDDENQEEGKLLGSYTYQDDEDALQTYPVTEENDKAYQIIEVRVLSNWGHPEYTCLYRIRVHGQPSVN, encoded by the exons ATGAGCGACGGTGACGAGGGGTGGACTCTGGAGAGCTGGGGTTGGACAGATCT CTCCAGCTACTCTACAACAGCCCTGGACTTTGAGAAGGAGCACAGGATCAGTCCCGTCTTAGAGTCTCCCAGGATGTCTCGGCGGAGCCTGCGTCTGCACTCCACCACTGGTGTCTATGGTGATGACAGCCTGGACTCTTCTCTCAACCACATGTACCACAGCGCCTCCTTCAGTGCAGGAGGAGCCAGTCTCAGAGATTCCAA GGCGTTGAAGAGCAGGAGgtctcagcagcactctgtctCCTGCTCCCAGTCTCTGCTCCTCACCACGCCCCGTAAGAGCCAGCATGGCTCCCAGCAGCACAACAGCAGCCTGCACAGCGTGGCCGCCAGCGAcgcctccctgctctcctccatGCTGGACAAGTCGTGTATCCAGGAGCGCACGCTGGTCGAAGGCTTCTGGGGCTTGGATGATGACTCTGAACTCAAAG AGCGGACCATGACAGACTACAGTATGTGTGAGGCCAACGGAGACATTAACTCGGCACAGACCCAGACCTCCATGGTCAACGGTAGCTTCTGTAAGGACCGCACGATCCACTCGGACAGAAATGACGCGCTCACCACCTACTCCAAGCACTCCTCAACTTCAGCCCGCTCTGCCACCAGCAAGCAGGCCCTGACAGCCCCTGCCGCATCCCCTCCCTCCACCATCTACGCCAGGGACAAAAGCCGCAAGAACAGGACGGGTGAGAGAGGCAGCCATAGAAGTACTATAACGT GTGTGCTGGTGTCCTTCTCGGACACCTGTGTGCGCGTGAGCAggagggcagcagcctctgtggcGTCCGTCTTCTCACTGCTCTTACAGAGTGTGCTGCTGAGGTCACGTAAAGAGGGCAAAG GTGTCCTGTGGTCAGTTTTAGACACCTGTCTGAACCATAGCAGGGGGGCAGCTGCCTTCACTGTGTATGTAGTGACTCTGCTCATACAGTCTGCTGTGCTGAAGATGGGCAGTGTGGGCAGAAAAGTGGTCAATGGAG CTCACTCCAGCTACTGCGGAAGCATGAATGTAAATGAGTTGGGGACTGAGGGGAATCGCATGAATCTGAATGGTGCTCTTT GTGACGACTGCAAAGGGAAGCAGCGCGTGGAGACATGCATTgtccaatcatcatcatcatcacggGTCTGCCGGTCACATGTGTTGGGGGAACTGTGGCTTGCCACTGCTTACACAGGTTACCTATTAAGCGATCAAACTCTGGCCTATCCTCATACACTTGAAATGAATGAATCCAGTTCTACCTTTTTTAGTCCTTGTTTTTTGTTACTTGGTTGGTCCCCAGGCTCCAGTGTGTTGGGGGTGGGGCAGAAGGCAGGCTCAGCTGTACGGTCCGTGACAAGGAGGATGCTGTCGGTTCTCTGGTTGGCAGCCGTGTCCCCAG GGAAGGCAGCGACCGGGGCTTTCTGGTGGCTGGGGACTGGATGGTATCATCTGGCCACCGTCATGTCGCTCCTCAACATCTTCGTCTTGACACG GTGCCTTCCCAAGCTCCTCAAACTCCTGCTGATTCTGCTCCCATTCCTGCTTGTCCTCCTGG CTCTGTGGCACTGGGGTCCGTCCAGCCTGCTGTCTGTGTTGCCTGCCATTAACATCACTGAGTGGAGGACGGCCTACTCCCTRAGTCAGAACCCTCTGGAACCAACCAAAGACCGCCAGCCCATCATGGCTCAACCACCACCAGCTGTCTCACAG CCAGGCAGTGTGCTGGTGTCTGTGGACTCTGAGCGCCTAGCGCGGTTGGAGCAGAGGCTGGCCCAGCTGTGGGAGAAGGTGGAGCGAGGGGGCCGAAGGCAGGAAAACCAGCACCGGGAGGTGCTGAGTCTCTACCAGTCTGTACGAGAGCAGCTGGACACCCAGACGGACAAGGACAGCATGGGGCTGTGGGTGTCTGGCCTGCTGGAAGAGAGACTCCTTCtgttgaagagggggatggagaaggATGCAGCACTGCAGAGAGAACTG AGTCAGGAGATTGGAGAGCAGTATGTGGTGCAGCAGCAGGGCCAAGAGTCTCGTCTGGCTCAGCTGGAGGTGCTGCTGCAGACACTGACTGCCAAGACCGAG GAGGTGCAGAGGAGGCAAGCAGACACTTCCAGTGCTACACCTGCACTGCCACCAGTTCCTGTGCCAGTCAA TATGGGTGTGGACAGCGAGTCCCATGATGCCTTGCTGGCGGAGGTGCAACTTCTAGAGGCGACGCTGGGGGGCATTAYGAAGGACCTGCAGGGGGTGATGGGATGCCAGGGCATGTGTGACCGCCTGGACACACTCCATGAAACG GTGTCTGAGCAAGTGTCTGCCCAGGTGAGGACGGAACTGCGGGCCCTGTTCTACCGCAGCGAGCAGGTCGGAGATTCCCAACCCGGAGAAAAGGAGCTCCCAGAGTCCCTGCTGCAGTGGCTCTCTGAGCGCTATGTAAGCGGGGCTGATGTGCACGCCTCTCTGACCTCACTGGAGCTCAGCATCCTGCAGAACGTGACCCTGCAGCTGGAGAAGAGCAGGGCCAGGCAGGAGACGCTCAGCACTGAGACTGTCACTCAGACTGTGATGCACACTGTTGGAGCCGCAGGGGCCGGGATGTCCGAGGAG CATGTACAGCTGGTAGTGAAGAACGCTCTGAAACTCTACTCCCAGGATCGGACTGGCCTGGTGGACTATGCTCTGGAGTCTGGCG GCGGCAGCATCCTGAGCACTCGCTGCTCTGAGACGTACGAGACAAAGACGGCACTGATGAGTCTGTTTGGCCTCCCGCTCTGGTACTTCTCCCAGTCTCCTCGTGTGGCCATACAG CCTGACGTCCATCCAGGGAACTGCTGGGCGTTTCAGGGTTCTCATGGTTACCTGGTGATTCGGCTCTCCATGAGGATCGTTCCCTCTGCCTTCTCATTGGAGCACATCCCCAAAGCCCTTTCGCCAACAGGCACCATCAGCAGCGCCCCGCGCCAGTTTACCGTCTAT GGTCTGGATGATGAGAACCAGGAGGAGGGTAAGTTACTGGGCAGCTACACCTACCAGGATGATGAGGATGCGCTACAGACTTATCCTGTCACC GAGGAGAATGATAAAGCCTATCAGATCATTGAGGTTCGAGTGCTATCCAACTGGGGTCACCCGGAGTACACCTGCCTGTACCGCATCAGAGTGCACGGTCAGCCCAGTGTCAACTGA